TAAACCTTTTTCAGCAATTTGAAATGCAAGTTGTTCGATCTTCTTTCGATCAGCCAAAGAAAGAAGAGGTCTTGCGTGACCTTCCGAAATTCTTCCATTTTTGATTAAATCTTGAACTACATCGGGAAGTTGAAGAAGACGAATCAAATTTGAGATCGTAGAGCGATTCTTTCCAACGCGGGCTGAGATATCTGTAATTTTGAGATTTAATTTTTCAGAAAGTGTTTTGTATGCGATCGCTTCTTCAATCGGATTGAGATCTTCCCTTTGAATGTTTTCGATAATTGCCATTTCCATGGATTGGTTTTCAGAAACATTCTTAACGATCGCGGGAATTTTTACAAAGCCGGCGAGCTTACAAGCTCTGTAACGTCTTTCACCGGATATAATTTCATATCCAGCGTCCAATTGTTTTACGACGATCGGTTGGATGACCCCGTGAGCTTTGATCGTTTCAGAAAGTTCCTTGAGAGATTCTTCTGAAAAAGTTTTTCTCGGCTGACCCGGATTTGGCCGGATCTCGCTAATACGAATTTCTCGAAGCGCTCCATCCGAAGAAGAATCCATCGGAGTTTTACTTTCATTGACCGGAATTAAATTTCCAAGGCCTCTTCCTAGGGCTTTGGGTTTGATCGCCATTCTTAATTCTTCCCTGCAACTTCCAGAGCTAAACTTCTATAACTCTGAGCGCCAACTCCTTCCGGGTCGTAACTCATAATCGTTTGTCCAAAAGAAGGAGCTTCGCTTAACTTTACATTTCTTGGAATGATCGTAGTATAAACTTTATCTTTAAAATAGGATTTCACATCCTCAGCAACTTGATTTGCAAGATTGGTTCTTTTATCGAACATCGTAAGAAGAACTCCTTCCAATTCTAAAGAAGGATTCAATTGTTTTTGAACCAGTGAAATAATTTTCATAAGTTGAGTCAGACCTTCCAGAGCGAAATACTCCGTTTGAAGAGTAATCATCACACTGTCCGCTGCGCAAAGAGCGTTGATCGTAAGAATTCCTAAAGAAGGCGGGCAATCGATGAGAATGTAATCGTATTCAGTACGAAGTTCCGAAACCGCGTTCTTCAATCTATATTCTCTTTCCTCTTCCGCAAGAAGGTCCGCTTCCGCGCCGCTCAAGTTGATGTTCGAAGGAATGATGTGAAGATTCTCTACGTTTGTTCTTTGAATACATTCATTTGGAGAAGATTCCCCTAAGAGAAGTTCGTAAGAAGTTTTTCCGAGAGTATTGATTTCTAATCCGAGACCGGATCCCGAATTTCCTTGAGGATCCATATCGATAATCAGAACTTTCTTTCCGATCGAAGCAAGGTTGGCCGCAAGATTGATAGAGGTTGTCGTTTTTCCGACCCCGCCCTTTTGATTACTAATGGATACTATTTTTCCCATTTCCGCCCTTACTCTCCTTGCTGATATCCTTCCAAGCTCTAGGATAACCATGCCTCGGGCTAGAAACCTTTTTCAAGAATTTAATATGTCGCATCCCTAAAAATTCAAGAGATGGAAAATCTTCCGTCGATTCGAGTTTAAATCCTGAGTTAGTAAGAATTTCTTTTTCTATTTTAGCGGGAATATCATGTTTTGCTAAAAATGGGACATAAGTTCCTCCCATCTTCACGAGATTACAAACAGCTTCCGCGCTGTAAGGATAAGGAATAAAACCTCGTGATACGACATAATTCAGATTTAACTTTGATTCTTCCGTTCGAATAAACTTAAACTTTACATCGGAAATTTTATTCCGATTCACAAACTCTTCCGTATGAGCTAATTTTCTTTTTTGAGAATCGATAAGCACCACAATCGGATGATCTTTCAAACAACGAAAAAAGAAACCTGGAATCCCGGGACCGGTTCCCGCGTCTCCTAATTGAATTCCTTTCCAGGAACCAACTTTCTGCGAAATTTTATAAACGTGGTAGATAGATTCCAAAACGTGACGGTCCAAAATTTCTTCGGAATCTCTTTTTGAGAAAAATCCTCCCGCCTCATTCTTTTCTCTTAAGAATTTAGAAAACTCAGAGATCAATTCCCAATCGAAAAGAGGAAAAATCCCTTCCGCTTCTTTTGGAAATCTTTCTTTCAATCTTTCTAAAATCGATTCAACGGAAAATTCTTTTGGATCTTGCATGAAGCTAAAGTAGAATTTTGTTTTCTTCTGTCTCTACAGTTTCTTAGAAGGAAAATAAGATTTGATCTTAATATTTGCTCGAACAATTATATTTGACGAAATACAATGAAAAAAGAAAAGTTCTCTCATGTTTATTTTGGATCACCAGCTCGGTTTCAACCTTCACCGAGTCGCTTTGCTTTTTAGAAGAGAACTCTCCCGTTGTCTCCGAGACTATAACCTAACCCCGGAACAATGGCAGGTCCTCGCCACACTTTGGGAAAAAGAATCACTGACTCAAAAAGAAATCATTCATGTTACTTTGCAAGACGCTCCTTCCGCTTCTCGAATGGTCGCGAGAATGGTTCAGAATCAATTAGTAAAAAGTGAAGTTTCCGAGGAAGACAAACGTGCAACGATCATTACTCTTACAAAGACTGGTCGCTCTTTAGAAAAAACTCTTCCTAAAAAAATAACGAATCATTTTGAAAACATTCTTCAGAATTTTCCAATGTCAAGAAGGCAAGAATTGTTGACGGTCTTAAAAGAACTCCGTTTGGTTTTTAAGGATTTGAATGAAGACAATCAATGAGAGTTATAAATTCTCGCGTTCAATTCTTCTCCAAGTCTGTTTGAAGAATCGAAAAGATTAAAGATTAGAATTTCTCCTCATTTCAAAACTCTGTGAATTCAAAATACTTCTTTCATATAACTTTAGGAAGAATCTTGGACGCTTTGAATCTCTATTTTTAAACGTTCCAATTATTGAATTCCATTCTTTATAAAATGGAAGAAAGGAAAGAGTGGGGTTCAAGGAAAACAAAGGAAGATCTTCAAGGCGAATCCTCTCGCCTTGAAGTTGAAAAATCAATCCTCGACGTTATTAAATTCTATCACCGACTTGTGAAGAATTTCAATTCCGGTTCGAAGATGTTCGATCGTTGTGCTCTCGTTTTTTCCATGAATTCCATCGATCTCTTCGGAACTCATTAAAGAAGGAATCAATCCATAACATTTGAATCCAGCTAATCTCAAGTAAGAAGAATCCGTTGTCCCCGGTGATAAGAAAGGTGTAATGACCGCGCCTGGAACCACTTGCTGAACAACACCGGAAAGAACTTTGAAGTACTTCGAATCTACAGGCGAGGTTGTTCCCGGTTCCAGATGTCTCGCTGTAACTTTCACTTTGTATTTTTCACCGAGCTTCTTCACCTTTTCATAAACTTCGTTCTCATTAAAGCCTGGAAGGATTCTTATATCGATACTTCCGTTTGCTTTAGAAGTAATGACATTGATTCCGGCGTAGTGTGTATCTACTCCTGTGATACTCACCGAGTTGCTAGTCATCGCTCTCAAATGTTTATTTGTCTGAATCACACCTTTTAAAATAATTCCTAACAAAGGATTTCTGGATCTCTTTAATACAAAAGAATTTGGAAAGGGACTTACTTCACCCATCTGATAAAAGAAGGACGCTGTTTCATCTTTTATGATTGTGATCTCATTCATCTTCTTCACTTCTTGAAGAAAATCGATAAGATTGAGCGCAGCATATTGAACCGGCGGTGTACTTCCATGGCCTGAAATGTCTTCGCTTTCCAAGTCCAACCAGACCGCTCCCTTTTCCGCGTGTTGAATGTTGAAGATCTTACTTCCCTTAACTACAACGTCCTTAGTTCCAACTCCGCCTTCGTTGTGAACAAATTCGTATCCTTTAAAAATATCTCTATGATTCGTGATTAAAAAACGCATTCCAAACTCGGAGCGACTTTCTTCATCGGAGACTGCAAGATACATCAGATTCTTTTTGAGTTTGATCCCGGAATCGTGAATTAAGAAAAAAGCATAGAGTTCCATAATCCCTAAACCTTTTATGTCCACCGCACCACGACCATAGATTCTATCGCCGACTCTTTCACCGGAGAAGGGCGGGTGAGTCCACTCGCTTGCATTCACTTCTACAACGTCGATATGACTTGTAAGAATCAGTCCACCTTCCGGATCACTACCTTTGATCTCGGCCATGATGCTCGCTCTTTCCGGTTTGCCAGGAACTTCAAAGATAGTCGTTTTGATTCCTCGTTTATCGAAAAGACTTTTTAAAAAGAGTGCGGCTTGCTTTTCATTTCCACGGATTGTTTTAATTCTTAAATAGGTCTGTAAATCCTTAGAAGCTTCTTCCGCGAGCTTTCCATAATCTCTTTCTTCGAACTTTGTCTTTGGCGTTAAGGAATGAATTCCTTTCTCCGTAATAAAAATCGTATAAAGTAAAAATAGAACCAAGGCCCCTAAAAATCCTAAGCCGATCTTCTTCCAATTCATCTTTAATTCTCCTCAGTGCGGAAGAAAATAACGTCTCCCGATTTCCTTTCAAGGCATTAAATCATTTCATCTTTGTCTTTTTAATGAACACAAAACGAATTGAACGTTAACCTTTTGAATTCTTTTCCGATGATTGTAGGGTAGAGGTTATAGAATGATTCGTGTTATATTTGTATTTCTGATTTTTCCGAGCCTTCTCTTCGCAGTAACTCCTGGAAAATGGTCGCACATCGATAAATATGTTTTTGGAAATAATCAGAACGGTCCCGTAAAAGAAATCGTCAAAAACGCGAGTGGTAAAGTAATCTACACCGCGAATTACGAGTATGATTCCAACGGAAAGCTTATCAAAGAATCCTATCTGAACGAAGAAGGAAAGAACGACGGCTCCACTCAATTTCAATACAAAGAAGGGAAGGTCGTAAGAGAAGAACTCTTTAATAAAGACAATCTTCTTGTTGAAACTAAAACTTTTCGATACAATCCGAAAGGACAAATCGATCTCATCGAAGTTTTCGATAGAGAGAATAAGCTATTATTAAAATCTAACATCGCCGCTTGGGAAAAAGAATTCGCTAAGACCGGACATACGAATTGGTCCGACTCTAAAGAAGTGGAAACTTTTGCTTTGATTCAAGATGAAAAGAATCCTAAGATCTTGATTCAAAACATCTACAATGAGGAGAAAAAACAGATCGCCTCGACCAAGTTTGAATATGATGAGAAGGGAAATCTTTTATCGAGGATCAACATCCAAGGCGAGCAAGAACGAAAAAACCAACTCAGCTATGGTCTCAATAACCGGCTTACCAGTTTTACGTTTCACGTGAAACAAAACAATAAATGGGAGCTTCTTAAGACTCACGAGCTTATCTACAAATAACCCGCCGTTCTCAATTACATTGAACTAATTAGGAACCTCTTTTCTCATTCTGGTCTTTATATCAAAACAAAGCTTGCAAGCTTTAGAGGTTCCAAATTGAAAATCAATGCTGGCTGGTCGCAAAAACGTTGTCAAAATTCTTCCGCATCAAATCCTTCTTATCTATAAAGAAATGCAAAATGCTTTCTACATTTCCTTTCAAGCCGTCTATTTGATTTGTATTAACTTGAAGAAGTGAAATCCGATCTTCTTTGGAATGATCCGCTCCCGATATAAAAACTCCAGGTCTAAACCGTGAAGCTCTCATGGTCGTGAAATAGCCTTTGTCATTTCTATCTACTTCATTCATCTCTTTAAAAGAGATAGGTCTTTCCGGAAATGGATATCTATATCCGTATATCTCCTATTGATATTTTCCGAGACTACCGTATTCAAAGAGTCTTTATCACTCACGAAAATAACCCTTCCATACTCCGTTGTATCATATAGTTGACAGAAGAAAAACAAAAGGCCCGAGGGAGAAATTTCATTTTAAAAATCTTTTAGATTGATCTGGCATAAAAAAGGAATGTCTTCTTCCGAATCGTTCAGTAGGAATAATGTTCCTTCCAGACGATGAATTCTATGTTTAAAATGATTCTTATAAAAACCTCAAGGAGAGGCTGAAGCTAAAGTGAAATTCTCAAAACTCGAATCACTCGTTCACATTTCTCATGAATGTCCCAGCCTATGGAATTGCGATTGTCATTTGCTACCTGATGTCTTCTTTTAATTTTGATAAGACTGGTATTCGCTCCCGCTCCTCTGAAAATTCCTAAAAGCTAAAAGCGAATAAAACCAAATGGGAAGATTCTACTTTTCTACGAACGTTCCATATGAAACACAAGTTCAAAGGTCGGAACTCCGAATCCATTCTCGCTGAATCAATTTGAGTTCGATAAAAATCATTTCTGTGACGAGTCTTAAAGATCAGAAGGAAAGATATCAAAAGGTTTCGTTACTTCTCTGATATCGATTTCGTTTTGAATTCGATTCTTGCTTTCGATGCGTCCCTTCTGAAGTATTTGCTCGATAGAGAACAGAAAACCAGGGAAGAAATCCGGAAAGACTCTTTGCATTATTGAATTTTTAGTTAAAAAATAACCCGCAATATCGAAACTAAATTATCAATCTTCGATTCGTTTCGAATATCTCGAGATGACTTCAATCGTTTTCTATTCTAAATGTCGGAAAAGAATGTAGGAACTCCTATGCTAACCCTATAAAGAAAAAACAAAATAGATTTTCATATAAGAGTTCATTCAAAGTAAGAAAGTTTGTGAGGGCCTTTTCTCTTTTATAAAACTCAACGCATTCTTAAATAAAAAAGCCCGGAGAAATTCCGGGCTTTCAAAAGCGTTTCATGTGAAACGCGCTGTCGGAACTCCGACAAAAGAGAGAAGAAGTTAGGAAGCTTCCGCCTCTTGTTTCTTCCTTCCTTTGATGTGATAAAGAAGTAGGTCAATATCACTTGGATCCACTCCTGAAATCTGTGCAGCTTTTTCCAGAGTCATCGGTCTATGGGTTTTCAATTTTTGAATCGCTTCCTTCTTTAAACCAGCGATCGACTCGTAACTCAAGTCTTCGGGAATACTAAGATCCAAATATTTAGTCTTCCACTGAATCGTCTCGAGTTCTCTTTTGATATAACCTTCATACTTAATTTCCATCTCGAGAATACTCTTATCCAACTCCGACCAAGATTGAACTTCCGGAATCATAAACTCAACGTCGGTGATCTTGATCTCAGGTCTTTTCAAAAACGAATCCAACTTCATACCAAACTTGTAGTTCGTGATTCCTTTTTGATCTAAAAGAGTTTGAAATTCTTCCGAAGGTTTCAACGGGATCTGATAGATCTTTTCTCTAACGGAATTCACTCGATTATATTTTTCATTCATTCGATCGTAGGAAGCTTGATCAACAAGTCCAAGTTCGTATCCATATTTCATGAGTCGATGATC
This is a stretch of genomic DNA from Leptospira tipperaryensis. It encodes these proteins:
- a CDS encoding MarR family winged helix-turn-helix transcriptional regulator, giving the protein MFILDHQLGFNLHRVALLFRRELSRCLRDYNLTPEQWQVLATLWEKESLTQKEIIHVTLQDAPSASRMVARMVQNQLVKSEVSEEDKRATIITLTKTGRSLEKTLPKKITNHFENILQNFPMSRRQELLTVLKELRLVFKDLNEDNQ
- a CDS encoding ParA family protein yields the protein MGKIVSISNQKGGVGKTTTSINLAANLASIGKKVLIIDMDPQGNSGSGLGLEINTLGKTSYELLLGESSPNECIQRTNVENLHIIPSNINLSGAEADLLAEEEREYRLKNAVSELRTEYDYILIDCPPSLGILTINALCAADSVMITLQTEYFALEGLTQLMKIISLVQKQLNPSLELEGVLLTMFDKRTNLANQVAEDVKSYFKDKVYTTIIPRNVKLSEAPSFGQTIMSYDPEGVGAQSYRSLALEVAGKN
- a CDS encoding ParB/RepB/Spo0J family partition protein, with the protein product MAIKPKALGRGLGNLIPVNESKTPMDSSSDGALREIRISEIRPNPGQPRKTFSEESLKELSETIKAHGVIQPIVVKQLDAGYEIISGERRYRACKLAGFVKIPAIVKNVSENQSMEMAIIENIQREDLNPIEEAIAYKTLSEKLNLKITDISARVGKNRSTISNLIRLLQLPDVVQDLIKNGRISEGHARPLLSLADRKKIEQLAFQIAEKGLTARQVEELVSNLTDEKPVTEKKKSRKDVNIVDLENKFRKKYSMKIEIGHNQGSGKGKMTIVYPNLEAMEKILNALGL
- a CDS encoding RsmG family class I SAM-dependent methyltransferase encodes the protein MQDPKEFSVESILERLKERFPKEAEGIFPLFDWELISEFSKFLREKNEAGGFFSKRDSEEILDRHVLESIYHVYKISQKVGSWKGIQLGDAGTGPGIPGFFFRCLKDHPIVVLIDSQKRKLAHTEEFVNRNKISDVKFKFIRTEESKLNLNYVVSRGFIPYPYSAEAVCNLVKMGGTYVPFLAKHDIPAKIEKEILTNSGFKLESTEDFPSLEFLGMRHIKFLKKVSSPRHGYPRAWKDISKESKGGNGKNSIH
- a CDS encoding M20/M25/M40 family metallo-hydrolase, which produces MNWKKIGLGFLGALVLFLLYTIFITEKGIHSLTPKTKFEERDYGKLAEEASKDLQTYLRIKTIRGNEKQAALFLKSLFDKRGIKTTIFEVPGKPERASIMAEIKGSDPEGGLILTSHIDVVEVNASEWTHPPFSGERVGDRIYGRGAVDIKGLGIMELYAFFLIHDSGIKLKKNLMYLAVSDEESRSEFGMRFLITNHRDIFKGYEFVHNEGGVGTKDVVVKGSKIFNIQHAEKGAVWLDLESEDISGHGSTPPVQYAALNLIDFLQEVKKMNEITIIKDETASFFYQMGEVSPFPNSFVLKRSRNPLLGIILKGVIQTNKHLRAMTSNSVSITGVDTHYAGINVITSKANGSIDIRILPGFNENEVYEKVKKLGEKYKVKVTARHLEPGTTSPVDSKYFKVLSGVVQQVVPGAVITPFLSPGTTDSSYLRLAGFKCYGLIPSLMSSEEIDGIHGKNESTTIEHLRTGIEILHKSVIEFNNVED